In Streptomyces sp. NBC_01381, the sequence GAGCTTGTCGAGCGACAGGCTGTTGCTGTCTTCGTTGACGCCGTCGGTCAGCAGCACGACCGCGTTGATGGCCGCCGGGTCGTAGTCCTCGCGCAGCGTCTTCACGGCGGCGTCCAGGGTGTCGTAGAGGCCGGTCGCGCCGCCCGGCTCAAGCCCGGTGACGTTGTCGGTCAGCGCCTTCGAGCGGGGGCCGCCGGACAGCTTTCCGTCGAACGGGCCGAGCGGCACCAGTTCCTTGTGGTCGCGGCCGCCGCCGAGGACGTCGGCATCCGAGAACTTCCAGAGGCCGACCCGGTCGCTCTTGTAGAACTCCCCGAACAGGGCGGGCTCGGCCCGCTTCAGGAGCTCCATCTTCGTGTCGCCCGTGCCCGGCACCTCGCTGTTCATCGACTCGGACGTGTCGATGACGGTCAGGACGTTGGCGCGCCTGCGGAGCGTGGGCCAGAGCTCAAGCAGCCGGTCGAGCACATCGCCCTCGGGCAGCCGCATGGGAGTGAAGGGGGCGTCGGGCAGCACTCCGTTGGCCTCGGCGACCTGCCCGGTTCCTTTGAGGACCTTGCCTTCGTGGGTGCGGTAGCCGTACGGCGCGAAGTGCTTCTTGAACACCGCGGGGGTGCGCAGATAGTCGAGGAAGTCACCGGAGACCGCCTTCTGTGCCGCGGTCATGCCGTTGAGCTCGATGTAGGGGTGCTCGGAGAACGGGATCCCGTCCTTGGGATAGAAGGAGGCCAGCGGGGTGTGCGGCTTGCTGGTCCTCGCGCAGCCCTTGTCGTCGCTCGGAGCCCCGCACGGATACCCGGCGTTGTACGCCACGACGGTGTTCTCCTCCAGCGTGACGGCGGAGATGTACGACATGGCCTTGTCCGGGCCCGCCTCGCTCGCCTCGCGGAGGTTGGCGAGGAACGTCAGTGTCGTGTCGCCGTAGTGGACCGCGGACTTCTCGATGCTCTTGACGAAGTCCTGGTTGGCGGGCTT encodes:
- a CDS encoding substrate-binding domain-containing protein, translating into MRALADGWDESDGDKPNVWSPAGSSWLSLARSRAKETAKELFPEQEQAKPIAQSPLTIAMPKPMAKELGWPERTISWKELADWSKDADGFWKEHNRPEWGAFKLGKTNPGYSTSGLNATVAAFFAKTGTSSELSTPHIDKPANQDFVKSIEKSAVHYGDTTLTFLANLREASEAGPDKAMSYISAVTLEENTVVAYNAGYPCGAPSDDKGCARTSKPHTPLASFYPKDGIPFSEHPYIELNGMTAAQKAVSGDFLDYLRTPAVFKKHFAPYGYRTHEGKVLKGTGQVAEANGVLPDAPFTPMRLPEGDVLDRLLELWPTLRRRANVLTVIDTSESMNSEVPGTGDTKMELLKRAEPALFGEFYKSDRVGLWKFSDADVLGGGRDHKELVPLGPFDGKLSGGPRSKALTDNVTGLEPGGATGLYDTLDAAVKTLREDYDPAAINAVVLLTDGVNEDSNSLSLDKLLKRIGDRGKPQIRVFTIAYGDKADEKDAGGRTVLQEVASATGGRAYDAKNPKMINDVITSVISNF